The sequence below is a genomic window from Lolium perenne isolate Kyuss_39 chromosome 4, Kyuss_2.0, whole genome shotgun sequence.
GAATATGTTAAGTAATGTCCGTTCATCATTATCTAGTACTACTGCAATGACTTGCTAGTATTGTTGTTCTCGTTGTTCTTCGTGTTTTTGTTGTAGAACAAGGTGACCAGCATTAAGCTAAGCATGTTTACGCAACCGACCAAATAACTACACCCCCTTTCTCTCCTGGACCATCAAAAGTGCCTCGTGGACAACCAAACAAAGTACCGAAGTTGGTTCTTTGATTGTGACCTATGCGATTGACACGTCGGTTCTTAACATGATTCTGTATTTtcggaagaaaaaaaaaagaacaggATTGTGTATGCCTGTAGGTGTAGCTGTGTCGCATTGTACTGCTCCGTAGACGAAGGAAACCAATGTGGACTCGTATTTGGCACCGAATCGAACAGGACGAGGCGACGAGCACCCACGACCTCTTATAAGTGCACAGACGCCCACGTGCTTCTTTCCACACCGAACAAGTCGTCATCAAGCAAACCGCACACCAGCGTTTTAGCCAACAAAAAGCAACCGAGGCCAACCAAAGAGGGGCGGATTAGCAAAGATGGGGTGCGCGATGAGCCGTCTCGTCAAGGCTACGATCGCCGTAGTTATCCTGGCGATGCTATTCATGCCCGCTGCCATGGCGGCAACCGTCGCGAGCTTTGACGCCACCCAGAGCCAGCGGATACCGCTACCGGACGGATCCGTTAGAGGACCAGAGAGCGTTGCGTTCGACGGCAAAGGCCAGGGTCCGTACAGCAGCGTTTCCGACGGCCGTGTCCTGAAGTGGAACGGCGACGAGCTCGGCTGGACAACATACACCTCCAGCCCGGACTACAACAGCGATGCCTGCAGGTTTGCCAAGCTCCGTCCGGCGACCAACCCGGAGACCCTCTGCGGCAGGCCGCTCGGCCTGCAATTCCATCACAAGTCCGGGAATCTATACGTGGCGGACGCCTACAAGGGGCTCATGCGAGTCGGACCTGGTGGAGGGGAGGCCACGGTGCTGGTCAGCGAGATTGATGGTCTACCTCTCCGCTTCACCAACGGGATTGATATCGACCAGATCACCGGCCAAGTCTATTTCACAGATAGTTCCATGAACTACGACAGGTCGCAGCACGAACTGGTTACAAACACGCACGACGCAACAGGCCGTCTATTGGTGTACGATCCCCAAACGGGAGATGTCCAGGTTCTCCAAGCTGGCTTGGCATACCCAAACGGCGTTGCTATTAGCTACGACCGGACACACCTCGTGGTCGCGTCTACTGGACCGTGCAAGTTACTTCGGCACTGGATCGAAGGCTCCAAGGCAGGCACAACAGAGCCCTTTGCCGACCTTCCGGGATACCCTGATAATGTGAGGCCGGATAGGAAAGGTGGGTACTGGGTGGCGTTACACGGCGAGAAGAATGAGTGGCCTTTTGGCGTTGACAACCATCTGCTCGCTGTGAGGGTTGGACGCGACGGGAAGATAGTTGAAGAGATGAGAGGCCCCAAAAGAGTTAAACCATCCGAGATAATGGAGAGAGCCGATGGCAAATTATACATAGGAACCATGGATGGGCCGTACGTCGGTGTAGCTACACGGACATAGGAGTTGGCTGTCTATAATTCTACATTGCTTCGGTCAAGCTATCTGCCTTATGTTGGTTTAGTAGTTATTAGCAAATAGGACTTTTCATCACTATCTACGTTTTGTTCCTAGGCGTATTTTTAGCTTTTCTTATGTGTAATGCTCACCTTTCTTAGGCATATTTTTAAAGCCCTTTTCTTATGTGTAATGCCCACCGAATATGAATAAATTACATATTAGTATGTTATATCGTCGGGTAGTGAACTCCGCGCAATGATACATTGTGTTGTGTGTTTGGTCATCGTCCGAGCACGAAGTCCCTCTACCTGTAGCCCGCCCGATTTCCATCTCTCCCTTTTGGCCATCATCCAGCTCTAGCCAAGCGTGACGTTCACACCTCCAGGTCGTCAGACACGCCCTACCTCTACCGGTGTCCTCACCAGTTACCAGTCACCGCCTATATATTACCGGCAAGATTATGAGAAGAGTTTTCACTTCTAAAACAGCTTAAGCATATTCGTTGTATAAAAACCAAACGACAATAAATTATATTTTATGCATGTTTAAGGGTATTCCTTATGCTGATGTCGCCGGATAGTGAAAGCCCGCAGCGAtaattttgtgtgtttgatgacctgCCGAGGACATTGCTGGTGTACCTTGCAAGGTTCAGTTACCAGTACCACACCAGAACTTAAATGCAGAAAGGATGATCCCAGAGAAGCATGTTAAAGATCATACATTATAATACTGAATCCAAGTACACCATGAATACTGTAGAAACACTCTTCTTTGTATACTGATAGGAAGAGTTTCCCTAAACAATGGCCAATGCTGCTAATGGGGAGGAAATACATTACATGTACCAGTAACCAGTTCCATCAATCAGGATGTCCTAATATACAACAGATACAATTGGCCAGCATGATGATTCTGCTAGCACATCTTTTCATACATATGCCCAATTGAGAGCTGGAAGACATGGGAACCTTTTTGTACTACATAACTATGGAAGTCAAAAAGCCTCTTCAAACAACAACATTTACCAACTTTATCAGTTGGTGGAGTAATTCCTTGCATAGTTAAAAGTGTGTACATACAACAGCGGAGAAAAAACCTCAGCTTGAGTGCCATTTGATACTGAGGTGGCTGCAATCCAAAAAGGATTTCACTCTGCTCAATGCAACTTCTCGGTGCTGCAACACTGCGTTCATTCCCGGCTCACCTCTCTTCCGTGCCATCTTCTTCGAGATGTTCTTCCATCTCGATTCAAACTCACATGCTGCAAGAAAGACAAATAGGGCATCTTGCTATGCTCAACTCTTGAATAGGGTAATGGACATTTTCTACTACTGAAAAATTTGCATATGCATCTTGCAAGTATGTGAAAGACAAATAGGCCATCTTGTTCGGTTCAACTTCAATATGGAAACAGCCATTTTCTATTACTGTAAGTTGCATATGCATCTTGCAAGTATATATGTCGTAAAGTATGCATTCTGGTACAGATTGGAATTTGTTAACCATGTTAACATTTCGATCTCTGTTTTGAAAGAATTCCGGCTGTACTTTGCCAAGGATATTGATAAATAAAAACCTCAATTTGCCAAAATAAAATGTGAAAAGGTTGGGGGAAATAATGACAGTTTACACCCAAAGATTGATTAATCTGAAAACCATAAATAAATGATCATTAAACCAACTGAAGAACTCACACAGACAAATCTGCGACATACTtttcgggacggagggagtatggaaGTATACAACATAGGTGAACCACTCATTACACATTGGGATAAAGATTCATGTTGGGGGTTTTGCTAGGCATGGTTAAATAAACATAGTTTGACAGGGTAATCTAGAGCATGGTATGCAATTCTAGAAACATCTCAGATTAAGTTATAAAAAAGATGAGATTTTTACTTTACTAACCTTCACTTCTGTTGACGAAGCCTTCAACAAGGCATGCGAGATTCCACGGCCTTCCAGCGGAGGAGGCTTTTGCACCACCTTTTAACTCACCATTATGTTGTCGCAAGCTATAAAAAAACGATCTTTTCATTAAAAAATTAATACAACTATGTGATATGACCAAACGCGTTCATTTTTTCGTGTCGCCGGGACAC
It includes:
- the LOC127348798 gene encoding protein STRICTOSIDINE SYNTHASE-LIKE 10-like, yielding MGCAMSRLVKATIAVVILAMLFMPAAMAATVASFDATQSQRIPLPDGSVRGPESVAFDGKGQGPYSSVSDGRVLKWNGDELGWTTYTSSPDYNSDACRFAKLRPATNPETLCGRPLGLQFHHKSGNLYVADAYKGLMRVGPGGGEATVLVSEIDGLPLRFTNGIDIDQITGQVYFTDSSMNYDRSQHELVTNTHDATGRLLVYDPQTGDVQVLQAGLAYPNGVAISYDRTHLVVASTGPCKLLRHWIEGSKAGTTEPFADLPGYPDNVRPDRKGGYWVALHGEKNEWPFGVDNHLLAVRVGRDGKIVEEMRGPKRVKPSEIMERADGKLYIGTMDGPYVGVATRT
- the LOC127294744 gene encoding structure-specific endonuclease subunit slx1, with protein sequence MSLSATFRATKIPRTALPLKAAPSTVSASPASASGDPPSEAAAKKKKEAAAWCVYLIASSQVPRTYVGVTTDFPRRLRQHNGELKGGAKASSAGRPWNLACLVEGFVNRSEACEFESRWKNISKKMARKRGEPGMNAVLQHREVALSRVKSFLDCSHLSIKWHSS